One window of Prionailurus bengalensis isolate Pbe53 chromosome B1, Fcat_Pben_1.1_paternal_pri, whole genome shotgun sequence genomic DNA carries:
- the LOC122470498 gene encoding CDKN2A-interacting protein isoform X2, which translates to MAQEVSEYLSQNPRVAAWVEALRCDGETDKHWRHRREFLLRNAGDLAPTGGAAAANTEEAADAESGTRNRQLQQLISFSMAWANHVFLGCRYPQKVMDKILSMAEGIKVTGAPIHTTRDELVAKKG; encoded by the exons ATGGCGCAGGAGGTGTCGGAGTACCTGAGCCAGAACCCGCGGGTGGCCGCCTGGGTGGAGGCGCTGCGCTGCGACGGCGAGACTGACAAACACTGGCGCCACCGCCGGGAGTTTCTGCTCCGCAACGCCGGGGACCTGGCCCCGACTGGCGGCGCTGCCGCCGCCAACACGGAGGAAGCTGCGGACGCCGAGAGCGGGACCCGCAATCGGCAGCTGCAGCAGCTCATCTCCTTTTCCATGGCCTGGGCGAACCACGTCTTCCTCGGGTGCCG gtacCCACAAAAAGTTATGGATAAAATACTTAGTATGGCTGAAGGCATCAAAGTGACAGGTGCTCCAATCCATACCACAAGAGACGAACTGGTTGCCAAG aaGGGGTAG
- the LOC122470498 gene encoding CDKN2A-interacting protein isoform X1, with product MAQEVSEYLSQNPRVAAWVEALRCDGETDKHWRHRREFLLRNAGDLAPTGGAAAANTEEAADAESGTRNRQLQQLISFSMAWANHVFLGCRYPQKVMDKILSMAEGIKVTGAPIHTTRDELVAKVKKRGISSSNEGVEEPAKKRIMEGKNSSTVEQDHAKISAKTERASAQQENSSTCTGSSTKSESSGNSTRSSATSSQNSSTSDGDRSLSSQSSSSVSSQVTVAGSGKASESEAPDKHGSASFVSSLLKSSVNSHVTQSADSRQQSGSPKKSALEGSSVSASQSISEIEVPLLGSSGSPEGELPLLSSKPSSETASGGLTSKTSSEASVSSSASKNSSSSGISLLTPKSSTSTPASLLTSKSTSQVAASLLASKSSSQTSGSLVSKSPSLAGVSQLASKISSQTSTSQLPSKSTSQSSESSVKFSCCKLTNEDVKQKQPFFNRLYKTVAWKLVAVGGFSPNVNHGELLNAAIEALKATLDVFFVPLKELADLPQNKSSQESIVCELRCKSVYLGTGCGKSKENAKAVASREALKLFLKKKVVVKICKRKYRGSEIEDLVLLDEESRPVNLPPALKHPQELL from the exons ATGGCGCAGGAGGTGTCGGAGTACCTGAGCCAGAACCCGCGGGTGGCCGCCTGGGTGGAGGCGCTGCGCTGCGACGGCGAGACTGACAAACACTGGCGCCACCGCCGGGAGTTTCTGCTCCGCAACGCCGGGGACCTGGCCCCGACTGGCGGCGCTGCCGCCGCCAACACGGAGGAAGCTGCGGACGCCGAGAGCGGGACCCGCAATCGGCAGCTGCAGCAGCTCATCTCCTTTTCCATGGCCTGGGCGAACCACGTCTTCCTCGGGTGCCG gtacCCACAAAAAGTTATGGATAAAATACTTAGTATGGCTGAAGGCATCAAAGTGACAGGTGCTCCAATCCATACCACAAGAGACGAACTGGTTGCCAAGGTGAAGAAAAGAGGGATATCGAGTAGCAATG aaGGGGTAGAAGAGCCGGCGAAAAAACGAATCATGGAAGGGAAAAACAGTTCCACGGTTGAGCAAGATCATGCAAAAATTTCTGCCAAAACAGAACGTGCATCAGCTCAGCAGGAAAACAGCTCGACATGTACAGGGTCATCCACCAAATCAGAGAGCAGTGGAAACTCCACTCGAAGCTCTGCCACCTCGAGTCAGAATAGCTCTACAAGTGATGGAGACCGGTCTCTTTCCAGCCAAAGTAGTAGCAGCGTTTCCTCTCAGGTAACAGTGGCAGGGTCTGGAAAGGCTTCTGAGTCAGAAGCTCCAGATAAACATGGTTCAGCCTCGTTTGTTTCTTCGTTGTTGAAATCCAGTGTGAATAGTCATGTGACCCAGTCTGCTGATTCCAGACAACAGAGTGGATCACCTAAAAAGAGTGCTTTGGAAGGCTCTTCAGTCTCAGCTTCTCAAAGCATCTCAGAGATCGAGGTGCCCTTGTTGGGCTCCTCCGGAAGCCCAGAAGGAGAGTTGCCACTGTTGTCTTCTAAACCTAGTTCAGAGACAGCTTCAGGTGGGTTAACTTCCAAAACTAGTTCAGAGGcaagtgtttcctcctctgcttctAAAAATAGTTCCTCATCAGGCATATCCTTGCTCACTCCCAAAAGCAGCACATCCACACCTGCATCGCTGCTGACTTCCAAAAGCACTTCGCAGGTAGCCGCGTCGCTGTTAGCTTCCAAAAGCAGCTCCCAAACCAGTGGATCTCTAGTTTCCAAAAGCCCTTCCTTAGCAGGTGTGTCCCAGCTGGCCTCTAAGATTAGTTCTCAGACGAGCACATCACAGTTGCCTTCCAAAAGTACTTCGCAGTCCAGCGAGAGTTCTGTTAAATTCTCTTGTTGCAAGTTAACTAATGAAGATGTGAAACAGAAACAACCTTTTTTCAATAGACTGTATAAAACGGTGGCGTGGAAGCTGGTGGCCGTTGGCGGCTTTAGTCCCAACGTGAATCACGGAGAGCTCCTAAATGCGGCCATAGAGGCTCTGAAGGCCACACTGGATGTGTTTTTTGTTCCGCTAAAAGAACTGGCAGATCTGCCTCAAAACAAAAGCTCTCAAGAAAGCATTGTCTGTGAATTGAGGTGCAAGTCTGTGTATTTGGGCACCGGCTgtggaaaaagcaaagagaatgcAAAAGCTGTTGCATCAAGAGAAGCACTGAAGTTATTTCTCAAGAAGAAAGTAGTGGTAAAGATCTGTAAAAGGAAATACAGAGGCAGTGAAATAGAAGACCTGGTCCTCCTCGATGAAGAGTCAAGGCCTGTAAACTTACCTCCAGCATTAAAACATCCTCAAGAATTACTATAA